One Methylomarinovum tepidoasis DNA window includes the following coding sequences:
- the rng gene encoding ribonuclease G, which translates to MSDEILINVTPPETRVAVVENGILQEIFIERTRRRGLVGNIYKGQVCRVLPGMQAAFVDIGLERAAFLHFSDLTAHHQEASDNGTIESLLHEGQELMVQVSKDPIGTKGARLTTEITIPSRYQVYMPFSKFSGVSQRIECDAERERLRACIDGFRQEYDSGGYIARTAAEGVDEFVLRADMLFLLKLWKAIQERYAQAPLRSLVHEDLPLAVRALRDLYRGKVEKIRVDSHEVYQRLVQFADEFIPEVAPLIELYQGERPLFDIYSVEDEIQKALQRKVQLKSGGHLVFDQTEAMTTIDVNTGGFVGSRNLEETIFKTNLEAAQTIARQLRLRNIGGIIIIDFIDMQDEEHRRQVLRALEKSLEKDHAKNTISEVSALGLVQMTRKRTRESLEHVLCEPCPACGGRGMLKTAETTCLEIFREIIREVRQYDARSLLVLASNEVVERLLDEEADMLAELEKFLKVRIRFRAEPHYNQEQYDVVLL; encoded by the coding sequence ATGAGCGACGAAATCCTGATCAACGTCACCCCGCCGGAAACCCGAGTGGCCGTGGTCGAAAACGGCATCCTCCAGGAAATCTTCATCGAACGCACCCGCCGCCGTGGGCTGGTGGGCAACATTTACAAAGGTCAGGTCTGCCGGGTGCTGCCCGGAATGCAGGCGGCTTTCGTAGACATCGGCCTGGAACGGGCCGCCTTCCTGCACTTTTCCGACCTCACCGCCCATCATCAGGAAGCCAGCGACAACGGCACCATCGAGAGCCTGCTGCACGAAGGCCAGGAACTGATGGTCCAGGTCAGTAAGGATCCCATCGGCACCAAGGGCGCGCGGCTGACCACCGAAATCACCATTCCTTCCCGCTATCAGGTGTACATGCCGTTCTCGAAATTTTCCGGGGTGTCGCAGCGAATCGAGTGTGATGCCGAGCGCGAGCGCCTCAGGGCCTGTATCGACGGTTTCCGGCAGGAATACGACAGCGGCGGCTACATCGCCCGCACCGCCGCCGAAGGGGTGGACGAATTCGTCCTCCGCGCCGACATGCTGTTTTTGCTCAAGCTGTGGAAGGCGATCCAAGAGCGCTACGCCCAGGCGCCGCTGCGTAGCCTGGTGCACGAGGACCTGCCCCTGGCGGTACGGGCCCTGCGCGATCTGTACCGCGGCAAGGTGGAGAAAATCCGGGTCGATTCCCACGAGGTCTATCAGCGCCTGGTGCAGTTCGCCGACGAATTCATCCCCGAGGTTGCCCCCCTGATCGAGCTATACCAGGGCGAGCGCCCCTTGTTCGACATCTACAGCGTCGAGGACGAGATCCAGAAGGCCCTGCAACGCAAGGTGCAGCTCAAGTCCGGCGGCCACCTGGTGTTCGACCAGACCGAAGCGATGACCACCATCGACGTCAACACCGGCGGCTTCGTCGGCAGCCGCAACTTGGAAGAAACTATCTTCAAGACCAACCTGGAGGCGGCCCAGACCATCGCCCGCCAGCTGCGCCTGCGCAACATCGGCGGCATCATCATCATCGACTTCATCGACATGCAGGACGAGGAGCACCGCCGGCAGGTGCTGCGGGCGCTGGAGAAAAGCCTGGAAAAGGATCACGCCAAGAACACCATCAGCGAGGTCTCCGCCCTGGGACTGGTGCAGATGACCCGCAAACGCACCCGCGAGAGCCTGGAACACGTGCTGTGCGAACCGTGCCCGGCCTGCGGCGGCCGCGGCATGCTCAAAACCGCCGAAACCACCTGCCTGGAAATTTTCCGCGAGATCATCCGCGAGGTGCGCCAGTACGACGCCCGCTCGCTGCTGGTGCTGGCCTCCAACGAAGTGGTCGAACGCCTCCTGGACGAGGAGGCCGACATGCTGGCGGAACTGGAGAAGTTTCTCAAGGTCCGCATCCGTTTCCGCGCCGAACCCCACTACAACCAAGAACAATACGACGTCGTCCTGCTCTGA
- a CDS encoding Maf family protein, translating into MPALILASASPRRRELLDQIGVDYEVAVADIDETGLTAESPLAHVQRLAREKAQAVHTRLRPAIPVLGADTIVVLEGDILGKPRDRVHGLEMLRRLSGKSHQVLSAVCLALADGRVLEAVSVSRVRFRPLREREIIAYWETGEPCDKAGAYAIQGRGAIFVEHLEGSFSGVMGLPLYETAELLRQAGIEVL; encoded by the coding sequence ATGCCTGCTCTGATTCTCGCCTCCGCCTCCCCCCGCCGCCGCGAACTCCTCGATCAGATCGGAGTCGATTATGAGGTGGCGGTGGCCGACATCGACGAGACGGGCCTGACGGCCGAATCCCCGCTGGCCCATGTCCAGCGGCTGGCACGGGAGAAGGCGCAGGCGGTCCACACACGGCTGCGGCCCGCAATCCCGGTGCTGGGGGCGGACACCATCGTGGTGCTGGAAGGGGACATCCTGGGAAAACCCCGCGACCGCGTCCACGGCCTGGAGATGCTGCGGCGCCTTTCGGGCAAAAGCCATCAGGTTCTGAGCGCGGTGTGCCTGGCGCTGGCCGACGGCCGGGTTCTGGAGGCGGTCAGCGTCAGCCGCGTCCGCTTTCGCCCCTTGAGGGAACGTGAAATAATCGCCTACTGGGAAACCGGTGAGCCCTGCGACAAGGCCGGGGCCTACGCCATCCAGGGACGGGGCGCCATCTTCGTCGAACACCTTGAGGGCAGCTTCTCCGGAGTCATGGGCTTGCCGCTGTACGAAACCGCCGAACTGCTGCGACAGGCCGGCATCGAGGTTCTATGA
- the rlmH gene encoding 23S rRNA (pseudouridine(1915)-N(3))-methyltransferase RlmH, translating into MHVHLIAVGTRMPAWVEAGFDDYRKRLPREWRLQLHEIPLRRRGKAGETTRLIETEGAQMLSACPQGAHLVALDNRGQQWSTEALAQRLADWQQAGRDLAFLIGGPEGLAPACRQQAETCWSLSKLTFPHPLVRIIVVEQLYRAWSLLRGHPYHR; encoded by the coding sequence ATGCACGTCCACCTCATCGCCGTCGGTACCCGGATGCCGGCATGGGTCGAAGCCGGTTTCGACGATTACCGCAAGCGCCTGCCCCGGGAATGGCGCTTGCAGCTTCACGAAATCCCGCTGCGGCGCCGCGGCAAGGCGGGTGAGACGACGCGCCTGATCGAGACCGAAGGGGCGCAGATGCTCTCGGCCTGTCCGCAGGGCGCGCACCTTGTCGCCCTCGACAACCGCGGACAGCAGTGGAGCACCGAAGCCTTGGCCCAGCGCCTCGCGGACTGGCAACAGGCAGGCCGGGACCTGGCTTTCCTGATCGGCGGCCCCGAAGGTCTGGCGCCCGCCTGCAGGCAGCAGGCCGAAACCTGCTGGAGCCTGTCGAAGCTGACGTTTCCCCATCCCCTGGTCCGCATCATCGTGGTCGAACAACTGTACCGCGCCTGGAGCCTGCTCCGGGGCCATCCCTACCACCGCTGA
- a CDS encoding VWA domain-containing protein, with amino-acid sequence MRRPGWRFWLWLAALASLATAAFDPRWTLPRPVHRYLAVVDITQSMNTRDYHRPGLPNDRIGFVKVSLEQALMALPCGTELGLAIFTHKNAHVLLTPLEICAHGAALRDALRAIDWRSAWAADSYIAYGLFDAVRTARALKSGVIFFTDGDPVPATARQPPFRGKPGQVKGWIVGVGGLVPAPIPKLDLEGRLTGYWRRADLPRSVQSPRFVRQIRREREGLLLSRLHEDELRQLAGLTGLRYHRLTTPQALTEALNRPETAEIRPTALPLRPWLIGLALALALATLV; translated from the coding sequence ATGAGGCGGCCGGGCTGGCGCTTCTGGCTGTGGCTGGCCGCCCTGGCATCGCTGGCGACCGCCGCTTTCGACCCCCGCTGGACCCTGCCGCGGCCGGTGCACCGCTACCTCGCCGTGGTCGACATCACCCAGAGCATGAACACCCGCGACTATCACCGGCCCGGTCTGCCCAACGACCGCATCGGTTTCGTCAAGGTGTCCCTGGAGCAGGCCCTGATGGCGCTGCCCTGCGGCACGGAACTGGGACTGGCGATCTTCACCCACAAGAACGCCCACGTATTGCTGACGCCGCTGGAGATCTGCGCCCACGGCGCCGCCCTGCGGGATGCCCTGCGCGCCATCGACTGGCGCAGCGCCTGGGCCGCCGACAGCTACATCGCCTACGGCCTGTTCGATGCGGTACGCACCGCCAGGGCCTTGAAAAGCGGGGTGATCTTCTTCACCGACGGCGATCCCGTCCCCGCCACCGCCCGGCAACCGCCGTTCCGGGGCAAGCCCGGCCAGGTGAAGGGCTGGATCGTGGGCGTCGGCGGCCTGGTACCGGCGCCCATCCCCAAGCTGGACCTGGAAGGACGCCTGACCGGCTACTGGCGCCGCGCCGATCTGCCCCGTTCGGTGCAATCGCCCCGTTTCGTGCGCCAGATCCGCCGGGAACGCGAAGGGCTGTTGCTGTCCCGCCTGCACGAGGACGAGCTGCGGCAACTGGCCGGATTGACCGGACTCCGCTATCACCGCCTCACCACCCCGCAAGCGCTGACCGAAGCCCTGAACCGTCCCGAAACCGCCGAGATCCGGCCCACCGCCCTACCGCTGCGGCCCTGGCTGATCGGGCTCGCCCTGGCCCTGGCGCTGGCGACCCTGGTTTGA
- a CDS encoding MxaK protein, which yields MARTEILTVLLGLALTATVTAIGWEGWRLYRDWRYDHLLPRLEQLDTGRLSDPRLLAAKANRLAAQGKWQQAVRIYTRLLPAAEPPLQARLHYNLGTLYLQQAAARWHRAGVWDYSHVVTLLGLAREHLRAAVRLAPDDLDAAYNLEYALRIQPPPRERQPSKWRGHKQSVFATLPGMPKGGP from the coding sequence ATGGCTCGAACCGAGATCCTGACCGTCCTGCTGGGACTGGCCCTGACCGCGACCGTGACGGCCATCGGCTGGGAGGGCTGGCGGCTGTACCGGGACTGGCGATACGACCACCTGTTGCCCCGGCTGGAACAACTCGATACCGGGCGGCTCAGCGATCCCCGCCTGCTCGCCGCCAAAGCCAACCGTCTGGCGGCACAGGGAAAGTGGCAGCAGGCGGTACGGATCTACACCCGCCTGCTACCGGCGGCAGAGCCCCCGTTGCAAGCCCGGCTCCACTACAATCTCGGCACCCTGTACCTGCAGCAGGCGGCGGCACGCTGGCACCGCGCCGGGGTGTGGGACTATTCCCATGTCGTCACTCTGCTGGGATTGGCGCGGGAACACCTGCGGGCCGCGGTCCGCCTCGCGCCGGACGATCTCGACGCCGCCTACAATCTGGAATACGCGCTGCGCATCCAGCCGCCGCCGCGGGAACGCCAGCCATCCAAATGGCGCGGCCACAAACAGAGCGTGTTCGCCACCCTGCCGGGGATGCCCAAGGGGGGACCATGA
- a CDS encoding vWA domain-containing protein, which yields MSLLGFSHPLWLAALALALIPSVYGGRHPIPYPALAWMPREERFSYLAGVRRLLTAAFVATLAIALAGPYLKAQKVPRLGRGAHIVLTIDRSSSMNEDFSGHYLSGDAQGSKSAAARRLLREFVRHRPQDLFALVAFSTAPVHVLSLTQDRRAVEAAIEALGTRGRGVTNIAPGLMMALLEFGRQPATGARVILLVSDGGTHIEADTQERLRRAFQDLGVRLYWIYLRNPRSISVLHPPKRNLSETSTPEYFIHQFFQTLGVPYQVFEADNPAALAQAIETVGRLENRPLRYFEILPRRDLTPWAIVLALILGLPLLLWHALEIDRWLEPRS from the coding sequence ATGTCGCTCCTAGGCTTCTCCCATCCCCTGTGGCTGGCCGCCCTGGCACTGGCGTTGATTCCTTCGGTTTATGGCGGTCGCCATCCCATCCCCTATCCGGCCCTGGCCTGGATGCCCCGGGAAGAACGCTTCTCGTACCTGGCCGGTGTGCGCCGCCTGCTGACGGCAGCCTTTGTGGCCACCCTGGCCATCGCCCTGGCCGGACCTTATCTCAAGGCCCAAAAGGTGCCGCGTCTGGGCCGGGGGGCGCACATCGTCCTCACCATCGACCGCAGCAGCAGCATGAACGAGGATTTCTCCGGCCATTACCTGAGCGGTGACGCCCAGGGCAGCAAGAGCGCCGCCGCCCGCCGGCTGCTGCGGGAATTCGTCCGCCATCGTCCCCAGGACCTGTTCGCCCTGGTCGCCTTCAGCACCGCCCCGGTCCACGTCCTGTCCCTGACCCAGGACCGGCGCGCCGTCGAAGCGGCGATCGAGGCGCTGGGAACCCGGGGGCGGGGGGTCACCAACATCGCCCCCGGGCTGATGATGGCGCTTTTGGAATTCGGCCGCCAGCCGGCCACGGGAGCCCGGGTGATTCTGCTGGTGTCCGACGGCGGCACCCACATCGAGGCCGACACCCAGGAACGACTGCGGCGGGCGTTTCAGGATCTGGGCGTCCGCCTGTACTGGATCTATCTGCGCAATCCCCGCAGCATCAGCGTCCTGCATCCCCCCAAACGCAATCTGTCGGAGACCTCGACCCCGGAATATTTCATCCACCAGTTCTTCCAGACTCTCGGCGTTCCCTATCAGGTGTTCGAGGCCGACAACCCGGCCGCCCTGGCCCAGGCCATCGAAACCGTAGGACGGCTGGAGAACCGCCCGCTGCGTTATTTTGAGATCCTGCCCCGGCGCGACCTGACCCCCTGGGCCATCGTCCTGGCATTGATACTGGGACTGCCGCTGCTGCTGTGGCACGCACTGGAGATCGACCGATGGCTCGAACCGAGATCCTGA
- a CDS encoding DUF58 domain-containing protein translates to MDEFHYRIPWRAGSAHPGHHHSRAPGGGYEFHGHTPLHSGADPRHLDIRASLCDPFGEFKVRQFLQTSLIPVVAIADLSASMRVGHKPRLLTRIGAAIAYSAYRTGDPFGFIGLSGAGRPAIHHPPRRHRGLALDLPRQLRQTRFEGPGLAAAPRLTALAGSHKALVFLLSDFHFPLKTLESLLEHLRPHDVVPVVLWLSQEWTPPVRWGWAKLREPESGQRQGRLLHPRSGIRLQQAFEHRRRQLTGVCRRHGRPPFFVTDAFCPQSFSRYFLETCA, encoded by the coding sequence ATGGACGAGTTCCACTACCGCATTCCCTGGCGTGCCGGCAGCGCCCATCCGGGCCACCACCACAGCCGCGCTCCCGGTGGCGGTTACGAATTCCACGGCCACACCCCTCTGCACAGCGGCGCCGACCCGCGCCATCTGGACATCCGCGCCAGCCTGTGCGATCCCTTCGGGGAGTTCAAGGTGCGTCAGTTCCTGCAAACCAGCCTGATTCCGGTAGTCGCCATCGCCGACCTGTCGGCCTCGATGCGCGTGGGACACAAACCGCGACTGCTGACTCGGATCGGTGCCGCCATTGCCTATTCCGCCTACCGCACCGGCGATCCGTTCGGCTTCATCGGCCTGAGCGGCGCCGGCCGTCCCGCCATCCATCATCCGCCGCGGCGCCACCGTGGCCTGGCGCTGGACCTGCCCCGGCAACTACGACAGACCCGCTTCGAGGGGCCCGGCCTGGCGGCCGCCCCAAGGCTGACTGCATTGGCCGGCAGCCACAAGGCGCTGGTCTTTCTTCTGAGCGATTTCCATTTCCCGCTGAAAACCCTCGAATCCCTGCTGGAACACCTCCGGCCCCACGATGTCGTACCGGTCGTGTTGTGGCTCAGTCAGGAATGGACGCCGCCTGTCCGCTGGGGCTGGGCCAAGCTGCGGGAGCCGGAAAGCGGCCAGCGCCAGGGCCGGCTGCTTCATCCCCGCAGCGGTATCCGGCTGCAGCAGGCTTTCGAGCACCGCCGCCGCCAGCTGACCGGCGTCTGCCGCCGCCACGGAAGACCACCTTTTTTCGTTACGGATGCCTTTTGTCCCCAATCCTTCAGTCGCTACTTTCTGGAAACATGCGCCTGA
- a CDS encoding AAA family ATPase — MTSAELLADWRQRALQLQNAINQAVIGQEDPVAKITVALFARGHVMLEGDVGVGKTTLLRAVARTLGGAYERIEGTIDLMPNDLIYHTYIGEDGKPRVDPGPLLKHGEALSIFFFNEVNRARPQVHSLLLRVMAERSVSAFNRTYAFPYLQVFADRNRVEKEETFEMPSAARDRFLMELRIELPEDPELRMALMFDPRFHQVDALIAQLPEAVVPYREIATLAPQIQTSIQASPALQTYALELWQATRRPQDYGVRLDGVDMDELVLAGASARGMSMLLRAARVHAWLDDRDYLIPEDIQALFHEVIGHRIFLTPVYELQREQLVPRLTQAILAQIAAP, encoded by the coding sequence ATGACCTCAGCCGAATTGCTTGCCGATTGGCGTCAGCGGGCCTTGCAGCTTCAGAATGCGATCAACCAGGCGGTCATCGGCCAGGAAGATCCTGTCGCAAAGATCACCGTCGCCCTGTTCGCCCGCGGCCATGTGATGCTCGAGGGCGACGTGGGTGTGGGCAAGACCACGCTGTTGCGCGCCGTCGCCCGGACGCTGGGCGGGGCCTACGAGCGCATCGAGGGAACCATCGACCTGATGCCCAACGACCTCATCTACCATACCTACATCGGGGAGGACGGCAAGCCCCGGGTCGATCCCGGCCCGCTGCTCAAGCATGGCGAGGCACTGTCGATCTTCTTCTTCAACGAGGTCAATCGCGCCCGCCCCCAGGTCCATTCCCTATTATTGCGGGTGATGGCCGAGCGCAGCGTTTCCGCCTTCAATCGCACCTATGCCTTTCCCTATTTGCAGGTGTTCGCCGACCGCAACCGGGTGGAAAAGGAGGAAACCTTCGAAATGCCCTCCGCCGCCCGCGACCGCTTTCTGATGGAGCTGCGCATCGAACTGCCTGAAGATCCCGAACTGCGTATGGCGCTGATGTTCGACCCCCGCTTCCACCAGGTGGACGCGCTGATCGCGCAGCTGCCCGAGGCGGTGGTGCCTTATCGGGAAATCGCCACACTGGCGCCGCAGATCCAGACTTCCATCCAGGCCAGCCCGGCACTCCAGACCTATGCCCTGGAACTGTGGCAGGCGACCCGGCGCCCGCAGGATTACGGCGTCCGGCTGGACGGCGTGGACATGGACGAGCTGGTTCTGGCCGGCGCCAGCGCCCGGGGCATGAGCATGCTGCTGCGGGCGGCCCGGGTCCACGCCTGGCTCGACGACCGCGATTACCTCATCCCGGAGGACATCCAGGCGCTGTTTCACGAAGTCATCGGCCACCGCATCTTCCTGACGCCGGTGTACGAACTCCAGCGGGAGCAGCTCGTTCCCCGGCTGACCCAGGCCATTCTCGCCCAGATCGCCGCTCCCTGA